The proteins below are encoded in one region of Solenopsis invicta isolate M01_SB chromosome 8, UNIL_Sinv_3.0, whole genome shotgun sequence:
- the LOC105197360 gene encoding sodium channel protein Nach, whose product MMSNNLQRKRHMVKRIIVDDIEASRGMRRNQFNNTHIKLYNRSNPIANTKKEVTHQLLNEYLENSSINGIKYFSNLLKPSIIEKIFWTVIMICSFVFLTMLLQKFWQRYSNNPTRTIIKSFYVPVFDAPFPAITICPLLPPMAKRRRKVFESLTLPPNMTETRGRFLVRYGPAFSNVDIPGGRDYSKDLKLLLKTNNMTLLNLVQALRPCEDLFETCMWDGTERNCSELFKVSYTFKGICCSFNYLLEECIAIGRDKKHDDLLKTPLFGPHTGLRVILHREFLIEDDDNAVEEDKYIKYSTNSVGLLLFPHHPLEYVTTIAPRHILQAKQELQIAVIPHRKQKLKGYYEENDQGKLVPVCADDDHIKLKYFPSYRYPNCFTSCSIRAVLNACGCVPLYYTPMAKKYSLKLCDWEDFSCLYENANNIRIIENVVRENLTCECLVPCRSISYDLQSLTLPLNGDHDFNPKLYHNLSKAQSVLKVFMKSATFIEMDTIPAADELYLLSSLGGIFNLFLGCSFISVLEIFYYIGLALHAKFKKSK is encoded by the exons ATGATGTCGAATAATCTACAACGTAAGAGACATATGGTGAAGAGAATTATAGTGGATGATATAGAAGCTTCGAGAGGAATGAGAAGAAATCAATTCAACAACActcatataaaattgtataatagaaGTAATCCAATAGCAAACACTAAAAAAGAGGTTACTCATCAGCTTTTGAACgaatatttggaaaatagtTCGATTAATGGCATCAAATACTTCAGTAATTTACTAAAACCCAGCATTATCGAAAAAATCTTCTGGACTGTAATCATGATCTGCAGTTTTGTAT tctTAACTATGCTGCTGCAGAAATTCTGGCAACGTTACAGCAATAATCCAACCCGGACCatcattaaatcattttacGTTCCAGTATTTGATGCCCCCTTTCCAGCTATTACTATTTGTCCCTTACTACCACCGATGGCTAAAAGGCGCAGAAAAGTATTCGAAAGTTTGACCTTACCACCTAATATGACTGAGACTAGAGGGAGATTCCTAGTGAG ATATGGGCCTGCATTCTCGAATGTGGACATTCCTGGTGGTAGGGATTACTCGAAAGACTTGAAATTATTGTTAAAGACAAACAATATGACGCTACTAAACCTAGTACAAGCTTTGCGACCTTGCGAAGACCTATTCGAAACCTGTATGTGGGATGGCACTGAAAGAAATTGTAGCGAACTGTTCAAAGTATCTTACACTTTTAAAGGTATATGTTGCTCTTTCAATTATCTTCTCGAAGAATGCATAGCAATTGGCAG AGACAAAAAGCACGATGATCTTCTCAAAACTCCTTTGTTCGGACCACATACCGGTCTTCGTGTCATTCTACACCGAGAATTTTTAATCGAAGATGATGATAACGCGGTCGaagaagataaatatattaaatattcaacaaattCCGTCGGCCTTCTG TTGTTCCCTCATCATCCTCTGGAATATGTCACCACCATAGCTCCTAGACACATTTTGCAAGCAAAACAAGAATTACAg ATTGCTGTAATTCCACATCGCAAGCAAAAGCTCAAAGGGTATTATGAAGAAAATGATCAAGGTAAATTGGTTCCGGTTTGCGCAGATGATGatcacattaaattaaaatactttcctTCGTATCGATATCCCAACTGCTTTACTAGCTGCTCTATCCGGGCTGTTCTCAATGCCTGTGGTTGCGTGCCACTCTATTACACGCCTATggctaaaaaatattctttaaag CTTTGTGACTGGGAAGATTTTTCATGTCTTTATGAGAACGCAAACAACATACGGATTATTGAAAATGTAGTTAGAGAAAATTTAACATGTGAATGTTTAGTTCCATGTCGAAGTATATCATACGATTTACAAAGTCTCACTCTTCCGTTAAATGGTGATCACGATTTCAATCCCAAGTTATA TCACAATCTTTCGAAAGCTCAGTCAGTTCTAAAAGTATTTATGAAATCCGCTACATTTATAGAAATGGATACAATCCCGGCTGCTGATGAATTATATTTGCTAT CATCGCTGGGCGgaatatttaatcttttcttGGGATGCAGTTTCATAAGCGTCTTGGAGATTTTTTACTACATAGGATTAGCTCTCCACGCTAAGTTCAAGAAATCAAAATAA
- the LOC105196628 gene encoding cAMP-dependent protein kinase catalytic subunit PRKX isoform X2 — MSGDTTSDDEGSQEDPPRYDIDDLEIIKTIGTGTFGRVVLCRHHGTPLALKILSMVDVIRLKQVEHLRNEITILKEVKHPFIVNMLWSGRDEARVYMLLEFVAGGELFSYLRAAGRFAGPTSCFYAAEIVCALDYLHSKHIVYRDLKPENLLLDSQGHLKITDFGFSKKLTDRTWTLCGTPEYLAPEIIQSKGHNKAVDWWALGVLIYEMLAGYPPFFDDNPFGIYEKILSGRIEWPKHVDPIAKDLIKKLLIADRTKRLGNMRQGAEDVKRHRWFKLVEWPLVPQRALTPPIRPRVKTPGDASCFDDYPETDWRSQPPLPPDQLALFQDF; from the exons ATGTCGGGCGACACCACGTCCGACGATGAGGGATCGCAGGAGGATCCGCCACGATACGACATCGATGATTTGGAAATCATCAAGACTATCG GCACGGGTACATTTGGCAGAGTGGTTCTCTGCAGGCATCATGGAACGCCTCTCGCTCTGAAAATCCTCTCTATGGTCGACGTGATCAGATTAAAGCAGGTTGAGCACTTGCGCAACGAAATCACAATCCTGAAGGAAGTTAAGCACCCTTTCATTGTCAACAT GCTGTGGAGCGGCAGGGACGAGGCCAGGGTGTACATGCTGTTGGAGTTCGTCGCTGGCGGAGAACTCTTCTCTTACCTGAGAGCAGCTGGGAGATTCGCCGGACCTACGAGTTGTTTCTACGCGGCTGAAATAGTTTGCGCTCTGGATTATCTGCATAGCAAGCATATAGTTTACAGGGACCTCAAGCCGGAGAATCTTCTCCTTGACAGTCAGGGTCATCTCAAAATTACCGATTTTGGTTTCTCCAAGAAACTTACGGACAG AACATGGACCTTGTGTGGTACGCCAGAATACTTGGCGCCGGAAATAATTCAAAGTAAAGGACACAATAAAGCCGTAGACTGGTGGGCGTTAGGCGTTTTAATTTACGAGATGTTGGCGGGCTATCCGCCCTTCTTCGACGATAATCCTTTCGGGATCTACGAGAAGATCCTGAGCGGTAGGATAGAATGGCCGAAGCACGTGGATCCCATCGCGAAGGATCTGATCAAGAAGCTGTTGATCGCCGACAGAACGAAGAGATTGGGCAACATGAGGCAGGGCGCTGAGGACGTCAAGAGGCATCGATGGTTCAAGCTAGTCGAATGGCCTTTG GTGCCGCAAAGGGCCTTGACACCCCCGATAAGGCCACGTGTGAAAACGCCGGGCGATGCTAGCTGCTTCGACGATTATCCTGAAACCGACTGGCGTTCCCAACCACCCTTGCCACCAGACCAATTAGCTCTATTCCAGGATTTTTGA
- the LOC105196628 gene encoding cAMP-dependent protein kinase catalytic subunit PRKX isoform X1, whose protein sequence is MPPLLPRPISSLFHARCTLDSSARAHKYAQSRAPQCDGQFRSLIWPRLIARALIAHGTGTFGRVVLCRHHGTPLALKILSMVDVIRLKQVEHLRNEITILKEVKHPFIVNMLWSGRDEARVYMLLEFVAGGELFSYLRAAGRFAGPTSCFYAAEIVCALDYLHSKHIVYRDLKPENLLLDSQGHLKITDFGFSKKLTDRTWTLCGTPEYLAPEIIQSKGHNKAVDWWALGVLIYEMLAGYPPFFDDNPFGIYEKILSGRIEWPKHVDPIAKDLIKKLLIADRTKRLGNMRQGAEDVKRHRWFKLVEWPLVPQRALTPPIRPRVKTPGDASCFDDYPETDWRSQPPLPPDQLALFQDF, encoded by the exons ATGCCGCCTCTGCTGCCGCGGCCAATTTCGTCGCTATTCCACGCGAGATGTACTCTCGACAGTAGTGCACGCGCGCATAAATATGCGCAATCTCGCGCGCCCCAATGTGACGGCCAATTTCGCAGTTTAATTTGGCCAAGGCTCATTGCACGTGCGCTAATTGCTCACG GCACGGGTACATTTGGCAGAGTGGTTCTCTGCAGGCATCATGGAACGCCTCTCGCTCTGAAAATCCTCTCTATGGTCGACGTGATCAGATTAAAGCAGGTTGAGCACTTGCGCAACGAAATCACAATCCTGAAGGAAGTTAAGCACCCTTTCATTGTCAACAT GCTGTGGAGCGGCAGGGACGAGGCCAGGGTGTACATGCTGTTGGAGTTCGTCGCTGGCGGAGAACTCTTCTCTTACCTGAGAGCAGCTGGGAGATTCGCCGGACCTACGAGTTGTTTCTACGCGGCTGAAATAGTTTGCGCTCTGGATTATCTGCATAGCAAGCATATAGTTTACAGGGACCTCAAGCCGGAGAATCTTCTCCTTGACAGTCAGGGTCATCTCAAAATTACCGATTTTGGTTTCTCCAAGAAACTTACGGACAG AACATGGACCTTGTGTGGTACGCCAGAATACTTGGCGCCGGAAATAATTCAAAGTAAAGGACACAATAAAGCCGTAGACTGGTGGGCGTTAGGCGTTTTAATTTACGAGATGTTGGCGGGCTATCCGCCCTTCTTCGACGATAATCCTTTCGGGATCTACGAGAAGATCCTGAGCGGTAGGATAGAATGGCCGAAGCACGTGGATCCCATCGCGAAGGATCTGATCAAGAAGCTGTTGATCGCCGACAGAACGAAGAGATTGGGCAACATGAGGCAGGGCGCTGAGGACGTCAAGAGGCATCGATGGTTCAAGCTAGTCGAATGGCCTTTG GTGCCGCAAAGGGCCTTGACACCCCCGATAAGGCCACGTGTGAAAACGCCGGGCGATGCTAGCTGCTTCGACGATTATCCTGAAACCGACTGGCGTTCCCAACCACCCTTGCCACCAGACCAATTAGCTCTATTCCAGGATTTTTGA